A portion of the Thermococcus sp. EP1 genome contains these proteins:
- a CDS encoding radical SAM protein codes for MAKCELCGYESEEISEAIGVCVNCLRKNPQKALEKVMKSHFRWRKLINLPSLPPQNGEISCKICVNECQILEGNPGYCGIIWNRKGKLVPITGSFDYGYLHWYLDPHPTNCVAQPVCPEAKHRGFCNLAVFFAGCNLDCLFCQNIEHKYMIKNGNIDPLAGIIISSEELANVAMKREVSCVCYFGGDPTPHAPYAIKTSREILKRAKNIESTKRICWETNGLENPNIMKEMAKLSIESGGIIKIDWKAYTPQVYEALTGINGEKALQRIKENIKLISSMKTRNEPPLLVVSTLVVPHYIDGEEVRKIATYLAKLDPEIPYVLLGFAPQHLMHDVLPTSKKQMEEVYHAAKEEGIKEVYIENYWLLR; via the coding sequence ATGGCGAAGTGTGAATTATGTGGGTACGAGTCTGAAGAAATTAGTGAAGCAATTGGGGTATGTGTTAACTGCCTTAGGAAAAACCCTCAAAAAGCTTTAGAAAAAGTTATGAAGTCTCATTTCAGATGGCGGAAGCTAATAAACTTGCCTTCCCTTCCTCCTCAAAACGGAGAAATTTCCTGTAAAATCTGTGTTAATGAATGTCAAATTCTAGAAGGAAATCCTGGCTATTGTGGGATAATCTGGAACAGAAAAGGAAAATTGGTGCCAATAACTGGAAGTTTTGACTATGGATACCTCCACTGGTATCTTGATCCTCATCCCACAAACTGTGTTGCACAACCTGTGTGTCCTGAGGCAAAACACAGAGGATTCTGTAACTTAGCAGTCTTTTTCGCCGGCTGTAACTTAGATTGCCTCTTTTGCCAAAACATAGAACACAAATACATGATAAAAAATGGAAATATCGATCCTTTAGCGGGAATTATCATAAGCTCAGAAGAACTTGCTAATGTTGCTATGAAAAGAGAGGTCTCTTGTGTATGTTACTTTGGTGGAGATCCCACACCACACGCACCTTATGCAATTAAAACCTCAAGAGAAATCCTCAAACGAGCAAAAAATATCGAATCAACAAAAAGGATTTGCTGGGAAACAAATGGTCTCGAAAACCCAAATATTATGAAAGAAATGGCCAAATTAAGCATTGAAAGCGGAGGAATAATAAAAATTGATTGGAAAGCATACACACCCCAAGTTTATGAGGCCTTAACAGGCATAAACGGAGAAAAAGCCCTTCAAAGAATAAAGGAAAACATAAAACTTATTTCTTCAATGAAAACAAGAAACGAACCCCCACTGTTAGTCGTGAGCACTCTTGTAGTTCCTCATTACATTGACGGGGAGGAGGTCAGAAAAATAGCAACATATCTTGCAAAACTGGATCCAGAGATTCCTTACGTTCTTCTCGGTTTTGCTCCTCAGCACTTAATGCATGATGTTCTACCTACAAGCAAAAAACAAATGGAAGAGGTCTATCATGCAGCTAAAGAGGAAGGTATAAAAGAAGTTTACATAGAGAATTACTGGCTCTTAAGGTGA
- a CDS encoding DUF134 domain-containing protein, whose protein sequence is MPRGMGRGRGRRRKMRFIGFIPEVRHFYPAKPPFGPPQPPIFMTYEEFEVLRLVDYEGLTQEEAGQRIGVSRGTVWRALTSARKKVAQMLVEGRELIILAQGNEIPKEESP, encoded by the coding sequence GTGCCCCGAGGAATGGGAAGAGGTAGGGGTCGGAGAAGGAAAATGCGTTTTATAGGTTTTATTCCTGAGGTTAGACACTTTTATCCGGCTAAGCCTCCGTTTGGCCCTCCTCAACCTCCAATCTTCATGACATATGAGGAGTTTGAGGTATTGAGATTAGTTGATTATGAAGGGTTAACGCAGGAGGAGGCTGGCCAAAGAATAGGTGTTTCGAGAGGAACAGTGTGGAGAGCATTAACATCAGCGAGAAAAAAAGTTGCTCAAATGCTTGTTGAAGGGAGGGAGTTGATAATTCTTGCCCAAGGAAATGAAATTCCAAAGGAGGAATCACCTTAA
- a CDS encoding DEAD/DEAH box helicase, whose protein sequence is MYLRKDLIQPRLYQEVIYAKCKDKNSLVVLPTGLGKTLIAQMIADYRLSKYGGKVLMLAPTKPLALQHRESFLRLFNIPEEKVNTLTGEIPPEKRAEIWRKSIIITATPQTIENDLVVGRISLEDVVLLIFDEAHRAVGNYGYVYIAKEYMRESKHPLILGLTASPGSDETKIRAIVKNLFIEHIELRTENSSDVKPYVQGIKFEWLKVELPEIYKDVRKFLREMLKDSLKPLAGAGLLDSYSPDIPKKEVLKAGRIINTEMAKGNYEVGKLMLYQAKALKLHHAIELLETQGLSALRGYLKKLYEEARKGRTKSTKEIIQDPRMKKAIALLVQAKELGLDHPKLDKLKEIIKEQLDKKPSSKIIVFTNYRDTAKKIVEELLKEPIQAMRFVGQASRENDKGLSQKKQKQILDLFSKGEFNVLVATSVGEEGLDVPEVDLVIFYEPVPSAIRSIQRKGRTGRHKPGKVIILMAKGTRDEAYYWSSRHKEKQMISLLKKVEDMVKKEKQSSLLGFVKSKEKKKSETTIKEVEEKIEVSKEEVYEKLPIKPIFIRKPKGIVVYVDSRELKSQVPKMLKELGVHLEIKTLDIGDYIVSEDVAIERKAANDFIQSIIDGRLFDQARRLKEAYLKPIIIIEGELYGIRNIHPNAIRGALAALTVDWDIPILFAKDPNEVANYIYLIAKREQEERKKEIAVRSEKKALTLADRQRLIVEGLPYVSAVLARRLLRHFGSVERVFTAKESELTQVEGIGEKIAREIRKVITAPYEEEK, encoded by the coding sequence ATGTATTTGCGAAAAGACCTTATACAGCCAAGGCTTTATCAAGAGGTAATCTACGCAAAGTGTAAAGACAAAAATAGCCTAGTTGTTCTACCAACAGGGTTAGGAAAGACTCTAATAGCTCAAATGATAGCAGACTACCGCCTCTCCAAATATGGAGGAAAAGTCCTAATGCTAGCTCCCACAAAGCCTTTAGCCCTCCAACATAGGGAAAGTTTCCTGAGACTCTTTAACATCCCAGAAGAAAAAGTAAACACTTTAACGGGAGAGATTCCTCCCGAAAAAAGAGCAGAGATATGGAGAAAGAGTATTATAATTACAGCTACTCCTCAAACTATAGAGAATGATCTTGTTGTTGGTAGAATAAGCCTCGAAGATGTGGTTTTGCTTATCTTTGACGAGGCCCATAGAGCTGTTGGAAACTACGGATATGTATATATCGCAAAAGAATACATGAGAGAATCAAAGCATCCTCTCATTCTAGGCTTAACGGCCTCTCCTGGAAGCGACGAGACAAAAATAAGAGCTATTGTGAAAAATCTATTCATAGAACATATTGAACTCAGAACAGAAAATTCTTCTGACGTAAAGCCCTATGTACAGGGGATAAAGTTCGAATGGCTCAAAGTCGAACTTCCCGAGATTTATAAAGACGTTAGAAAGTTTTTGCGTGAAATGCTCAAAGATTCTCTAAAACCTCTTGCTGGAGCAGGGTTACTCGATAGTTATTCCCCCGACATACCAAAGAAAGAAGTCCTAAAGGCAGGTCGAATAATAAACACCGAAATGGCAAAAGGTAATTACGAAGTAGGAAAACTTATGCTATACCAAGCTAAAGCTCTAAAGCTTCATCACGCGATAGAATTGCTTGAGACCCAAGGACTATCCGCATTAAGGGGATACTTAAAAAAGCTCTATGAAGAAGCGAGGAAGGGCAGAACAAAATCTACAAAAGAGATTATCCAAGACCCAAGAATGAAAAAAGCAATAGCTCTTCTTGTACAGGCTAAGGAGCTTGGACTTGATCACCCAAAACTCGATAAGTTGAAGGAAATTATAAAAGAACAACTAGACAAGAAACCATCCTCAAAAATAATTGTCTTTACAAATTACCGTGACACTGCAAAGAAAATAGTGGAAGAGCTCCTAAAAGAACCTATTCAAGCTATGCGCTTTGTTGGACAAGCCAGCAGAGAAAATGACAAAGGTCTAAGTCAGAAAAAACAAAAACAGATTTTAGATCTCTTTTCTAAGGGAGAGTTCAACGTTTTAGTTGCCACCAGTGTCGGAGAGGAAGGCCTAGACGTGCCAGAAGTAGATCTAGTGATTTTTTATGAGCCTGTACCCTCTGCCATTCGAAGTATTCAAAGGAAGGGAAGAACTGGACGCCATAAACCCGGTAAAGTAATTATTTTAATGGCAAAAGGGACAAGAGATGAGGCCTATTACTGGAGTTCCCGTCATAAGGAAAAACAGATGATTTCTCTTTTAAAGAAGGTGGAAGATATGGTTAAAAAAGAGAAACAATCCTCTCTTCTTGGATTTGTGAAGTCAAAAGAGAAGAAAAAAAGTGAAACGACCATAAAAGAGGTAGAAGAAAAAATCGAAGTCTCAAAAGAGGAAGTCTATGAAAAACTTCCCATAAAACCTATTTTCATACGAAAACCAAAGGGTATTGTAGTGTATGTTGACTCTCGTGAGCTTAAAAGTCAAGTCCCTAAAATGTTAAAGGAACTCGGGGTGCACTTGGAAATCAAAACACTTGACATCGGAGATTACATAGTTAGTGAAGATGTTGCCATAGAAAGAAAAGCTGCTAATGACTTTATTCAGTCGATAATAGATGGACGGCTCTTTGACCAAGCAAGACGCTTGAAAGAGGCATATCTAAAACCCATAATTATCATCGAAGGCGAGCTTTACGGAATTAGAAATATTCACCCAAATGCCATTAGAGGTGCTCTAGCAGCTCTAACCGTAGACTGGGATATTCCCATACTATTTGCCAAAGACCCAAATGAGGTGGCAAACTACATATACTTAATAGCAAAACGCGAACAAGAAGAAAGAAAAAAGGAGATTGCAGTCAGAAGCGAGAAAAAAGCGTTAACTCTGGCAGATCGACAACGCCTAATAGTAGAAGGTCTCCCTTATGTGTCTGCAGTTCTTGCAAGAAGACTTTTACGGCATTTCGGAAGTGTAGAGCGAGTTTTCACTGCAAAAGAGAGTGAACTTACCCAAGTAGAGGGAATAGGTGAAAAAATAGCTAGAGAAATAAGAAAAGTCATCACTGCTCCTTATGAAGAGGAAAAATAG
- a CDS encoding DUF257 family protein: MSTISTLLENLKFGESILIEHSSTAPVHILFYELIKWAELNSYPVLIDDFLDSLYLYEKHIKLSGLLTKPIKAAMVIKLGGILEVGNVIGKVSVSESTILQKEYDSVFEKVPHERFLNIVVGFDKYLLLLQDKKEFLSSLHDILKYVGNKRRIAFYFINQDLIEVAAPAALPILEEGFTRVVRIGRNESAPPTVKLLKTLMD, from the coding sequence ATGTCAACCATTAGCACATTGTTGGAAAATCTAAAGTTTGGAGAGAGCATATTGATAGAACACTCATCAACCGCTCCAGTGCATATCCTCTTTTATGAACTTATAAAGTGGGCGGAGCTAAATTCATATCCCGTTCTCATTGATGATTTCTTGGATTCTCTCTACTTGTATGAAAAACATATAAAACTCTCTGGTCTTTTAACCAAGCCAATAAAGGCAGCAATGGTAATAAAATTAGGCGGTATTTTAGAGGTAGGAAATGTCATAGGAAAGGTTTCAGTTAGTGAGAGTACTATTTTACAAAAAGAATATGACTCTGTTTTTGAAAAAGTGCCGCATGAGAGATTCCTAAATATTGTAGTAGGGTTTGACAAATATTTACTCTTACTCCAAGACAAAAAAGAATTTTTAAGTTCTCTTCATGATATCTTGAAATATGTTGGAAATAAAAGGAGAATAGCATTTTATTTCATAAATCAAGACCTAATAGAGGTTGCTGCTCCTGCAGCACTTCCAATTCTAGAAGAGGGATTCACAAGAGTAGTGAGAATAGGAAGAAATGAAAGTGCTCCTCCAACAGTCAAGCTATTAAAAACCCTAATGGACTGA
- a CDS encoding M55 family metallopeptidase: protein MKAFISVDLEGMPFVVSPQHLIEKGALYTEARKIATEITLTAAEALYEAGFSEVVIADSHGPMVNILPEELPEYVYLVRGYPRPIAMIAGAEDCDVALFLGYHAKAGTFHAIFDHTYSGANVGKLELNGVEVSEYLLNAYAVGHYGIPAVLVGGDEKLLEDDVKRFTPWAERIPFKRAFSRYSAISPSLKVLKKDLKDGIFKAVEKYRKGETRPLKLEYPIKVKLTFNNSGMADVGELLPGANRMDGKTVEFEAKDIIEAYKAFQLLVFAASGVTSIFRR, encoded by the coding sequence ATGAAGGCTTTTATTTCTGTAGACTTAGAAGGGATGCCCTTTGTGGTAAGTCCCCAGCATTTAATTGAAAAAGGGGCGCTTTATACAGAGGCAAGGAAAATAGCGACCGAAATAACATTGACAGCAGCAGAGGCGCTTTACGAAGCAGGTTTTAGTGAGGTAGTAATAGCGGATAGCCATGGTCCTATGGTAAATATTCTTCCTGAAGAACTTCCTGAGTATGTCTACTTAGTTAGGGGCTATCCAAGGCCGATTGCAATGATAGCAGGGGCAGAAGATTGTGATGTGGCTTTATTCTTGGGATATCATGCAAAAGCTGGAACATTTCATGCTATCTTTGACCACACATACAGTGGAGCAAATGTAGGAAAGCTTGAACTCAATGGGGTGGAAGTAAGCGAATATCTTCTCAATGCTTATGCAGTTGGTCATTATGGGATTCCCGCAGTTTTGGTGGGAGGTGATGAGAAACTGCTTGAGGATGATGTAAAAAGATTCACTCCTTGGGCTGAAAGGATACCTTTCAAAAGAGCTTTTTCAAGATATTCTGCTATAAGCCCAAGCCTAAAAGTTTTGAAAAAAGATCTGAAAGACGGTATTTTCAAAGCAGTTGAAAAGTACAGAAAAGGTGAAACAAGACCTCTTAAGCTTGAGTATCCTATTAAAGTAAAACTTACATTTAATAACAGTGGCATGGCTGATGTTGGCGAATTATTACCGGGAGCAAATAGGATGGATGGAAAAACTGTAGAATTTGAGGCAAAAGATATAATAGAAGCATACAAAGCTTTTCAACTTCTTGTATTTGCTGCCAGCGGAGTTACTTCCATATTTAGGCGTTAA
- a CDS encoding geranylgeranylglyceryl/heptaprenylglyceryl phosphate synthase codes for MVKIGKVESYIHEKLEKEKLHFVLLDPDDVSPDLASKLAQMSEEVGVDAIMVGGSTGAEGEVLDRVVRRIKESSNLPVILFPGSHGGISKYADAIFFMSLLNSTNPFFITGAQALGAFTVKRYGIEPIPMAYLIIEPGETVGWVSDAKPIPRYKPKIAAAYALAGQYMGMRLVYLEAGSGAPEHVPSEMIGLVKTVIEVPLIVGGGIRSYKDAKEVVKSGADIIVTGTAIEKAGSLEEARKRLESIIRGVKEIKK; via the coding sequence ATGGTGAAGATAGGTAAGGTTGAGTCATATATTCACGAGAAACTTGAAAAAGAAAAGCTTCACTTTGTTTTACTTGATCCTGACGATGTTTCACCTGATTTGGCTTCAAAGCTTGCTCAAATGAGTGAGGAAGTTGGTGTTGACGCAATAATGGTTGGTGGTTCTACTGGGGCTGAAGGTGAGGTTTTAGACAGGGTTGTCAGAAGAATAAAGGAGAGTTCTAATCTTCCAGTTATTCTTTTCCCTGGATCTCATGGGGGAATTAGCAAATATGCGGATGCCATATTCTTTATGAGTCTTTTAAATTCTACAAATCCATTCTTTATAACAGGGGCCCAAGCTTTGGGAGCTTTTACTGTAAAGCGTTATGGTATAGAGCCCATTCCAATGGCCTACCTCATAATTGAGCCTGGAGAAACTGTAGGCTGGGTGAGTGATGCGAAACCAATTCCCAGATATAAACCAAAAATAGCTGCTGCTTATGCACTTGCTGGACAATATATGGGTATGCGTTTGGTATATCTCGAGGCAGGAAGTGGAGCACCAGAACATGTGCCTTCAGAGATGATAGGACTTGTAAAAACTGTTATAGAAGTTCCTCTTATAGTAGGTGGGGGGATTAGAAGTTACAAAGACGCAAAAGAAGTTGTTAAAAGTGGGGCAGATATAATCGTCACTGGCACTGCAATAGAAAAGGCCGGTTCTTTAGAAGAAGCAAGAAAAAGGCTTGAAAGCATAATACGAGGAGTTAAAGAGATTAAGAAATAG
- a CDS encoding DUF123 domain-containing protein has product MKGGYFLVIYLEKSQNIRTKARRFSLEKGYYVYVGSAMNSLEKRVLRHFKKEKRFHWHIDYLLDKAQLIDAYLIPSNARIEEKLSQALSDVVMGIEGFGASDVAVKTNLYYFGDTTPYEILVNILNSMKLRWKRIKNPQDIMEWREENGEDR; this is encoded by the coding sequence ATGAAGGGAGGATATTTTCTTGTAATTTACCTCGAAAAGAGCCAAAATATAAGGACTAAGGCTAGGAGATTCAGCTTGGAGAAGGGGTATTATGTTTATGTAGGTTCTGCAATGAATTCTCTTGAAAAGAGAGTTTTAAGACATTTTAAAAAGGAGAAACGTTTTCATTGGCATATAGATTATCTCCTTGATAAAGCCCAACTTATCGATGCTTATTTGATCCCCAGTAATGCAAGGATCGAAGAAAAACTGTCCCAGGCATTGAGTGACGTTGTTATGGGCATTGAAGGCTTTGGGGCGAGTGACGTAGCTGTAAAAACAAATTTATATTACTTTGGAGATACTACTCCTTATGAGATACTAGTTAACATCTTGAACTCTATGAAATTAAGGTGGAAAAGGATTAAAAATCCTCAGGATATTATGGAGTGGAGGGAAGAGAATGGTGAAGATAGGTAA
- a CDS encoding DUF2095 family protein: MDKKKKRPVDEFPWQEYDKEEFKEKYPYLAKELDEGAELVIEGYRTKEEYEEEPMDFSGYNPTVIDFIRRCETDEEALEIINWMEDHGEITPEFAKELRIKLVKEGVRSFGSKKEWGWYERHRKR, from the coding sequence ATGGATAAAAAGAAAAAGCGTCCAGTTGATGAATTTCCTTGGCAAGAGTATGACAAAGAAGAGTTTAAGGAAAAATATCCTTATTTAGCTAAAGAGTTAGACGAAGGGGCAGAGTTAGTTATTGAAGGTTATAGAACCAAGGAAGAATACGAAGAAGAGCCCATGGACTTTTCAGGATATAACCCCACTGTAATAGACTTCATACGAAGGTGTGAAACTGATGAGGAAGCCTTAGAGATCATCAACTGGATGGAAGATCATGGGGAGATAACACCTGAATTTGCCAAAGAACTCCGTATAAAACTTGTAAAGGAAGGAGTAAGAAGTTTTGGTAGTAAAAAAGAGTGGGGATGGTACGAGAGACATAGAAAACGCTAA
- a CDS encoding AMP phosphorylase codes for MKAKVRILDIETGRFLVFISEEDAKNAKLHPEDLIKVETAKRTIYGDVVISNMVKPGEIGVTKDILRAYSFSDGELVNIVPGGTPESVRYIKKKMNGQKLKKVEIEAIIKDIVDRKLRDVEISSFVTSLEINGLDMDEIAWLTTAMAETGDMLDIDRKPIMDVHSIGGVPGNKTNILVVPIVAAAGLTIPKTSSRAITSAAGTADVVEVLAPVTHSLDEIKRIVEKIGACLVWGGALNLAPADDLTIKAERTLSIDPRGLMLASIMSKKYAMGSQYVLIDIPTGEGVKVEKIEDARSLAKDFIELGKRLGQYVETAITYGGQPIGHTIGPALEAKEALETIITGKGPGSLVEKATGLAGILLEMGGVAPAGMGKKIAREILESGKAYEKLKEIIAEQGGDPNVKPGDIPIGDKTYTFVAQTSGYITRIDNRAITTIARAAGAPEDKGSGMILHVKVGEKVKEGDPLFTIHAESETRLDQAIIQARRMEPIRIEGMVLQRIGNL; via the coding sequence ATGAAGGCGAAAGTGAGGATATTAGATATTGAGACAGGAAGGTTCTTGGTTTTTATTAGTGAGGAGGATGCTAAAAATGCTAAGCTTCATCCTGAAGACTTAATAAAAGTGGAAACAGCAAAGAGAACAATATATGGGGATGTTGTCATAAGTAACATGGTTAAACCAGGTGAAATTGGAGTTACAAAAGATATATTAAGAGCTTACAGCTTTTCTGATGGAGAACTTGTGAATATAGTTCCTGGTGGGACACCAGAGAGTGTTCGTTATATCAAGAAAAAGATGAATGGCCAGAAACTAAAAAAGGTTGAGATAGAAGCAATAATAAAGGATATTGTAGACAGAAAACTAAGAGATGTTGAGATAAGCTCTTTTGTCACGTCCTTAGAGATAAACGGACTTGACATGGATGAAATAGCATGGTTAACTACGGCAATGGCAGAAACTGGTGACATGTTAGATATCGATAGAAAACCAATTATGGATGTCCACAGCATTGGAGGAGTGCCTGGCAACAAGACCAACATACTTGTAGTGCCAATCGTAGCCGCTGCAGGCTTAACAATCCCTAAGACTTCTTCTAGGGCAATAACAAGCGCTGCAGGAACTGCAGATGTTGTAGAAGTTCTCGCACCAGTAACTCACTCTTTAGATGAAATTAAGAGAATCGTGGAGAAAATTGGAGCGTGCTTGGTGTGGGGCGGTGCCCTCAATTTGGCCCCTGCTGACGATCTAACAATAAAAGCCGAAAGAACTTTGAGTATTGATCCTAGAGGTTTAATGCTCGCTAGTATAATGTCAAAGAAATATGCAATGGGTTCTCAATATGTTCTGATTGATATTCCTACAGGAGAGGGAGTAAAAGTTGAAAAAATAGAAGATGCTAGGTCATTGGCAAAGGACTTTATAGAACTTGGAAAGAGACTTGGACAATATGTAGAAACCGCCATAACATATGGTGGACAACCCATTGGACACACTATAGGACCAGCCCTTGAAGCAAAAGAAGCTCTGGAGACAATAATAACAGGAAAAGGTCCAGGAAGTTTAGTGGAAAAGGCAACTGGATTAGCAGGAATATTGCTTGAAATGGGAGGCGTTGCTCCAGCAGGCATGGGGAAGAAAATCGCTAGGGAGATTTTAGAAAGTGGTAAGGCCTATGAGAAGCTTAAAGAGATAATAGCAGAACAGGGTGGAGATCCAAATGTAAAGCCAGGTGACATTCCAATAGGCGATAAAACGTACACCTTCGTGGCTCAGACCTCTGGATATATAACCAGGATTGATAATAGGGCCATCACTACAATAGCTAGGGCTGCAGGTGCTCCTGAAGATAAAGGATCAGGAATGATATTGCATGTAAAAGTGGGAGAAAAGGTAAAAGAGGGAGATCCACTTTTCACAATACATGCAGAAAGCGAAACACGGCTAGATCAAGCTATAATACAAGCAAGAAGAATGGAGCCAATAAGGATAGAGGGCATGGTCCTGCAAAGAATTGGGAACCTTTAG
- the minD gene encoding cell division ATPase MinD, with product MGRSIVFASGKGGTGKTTTIANVGVALAQFGREVIIIDADITMANLSLILGMEDIPITLHDVLSGEAELNDAIYEGPAGVKVIPGGLSLEKIKKAKNPERLRELMREISSLADFILIDAPAGLEMTSITALLIGKELILVTNPEISAITDSLKTKLVAEKLGTLPLGAVLNRVTSEKTELSKEDIETILDVPVLMVIPEDPEVKRASAYGIPLVVKNPTSPAAIAYKQLAAKLAGIRYSPPRPESPIKRVFRALFGGGRR from the coding sequence GTGGGGAGGTCAATTGTTTTCGCTTCTGGAAAGGGAGGCACTGGTAAAACCACGACAATAGCTAATGTTGGTGTTGCTTTGGCCCAATTTGGGAGAGAAGTTATAATCATAGATGCGGATATTACAATGGCAAATTTGAGTTTAATTTTAGGGATGGAAGATATACCAATAACTCTACATGATGTTCTTTCTGGCGAAGCAGAACTCAACGATGCCATATATGAGGGACCAGCGGGTGTTAAGGTCATACCTGGTGGTTTAAGTTTAGAGAAGATTAAAAAAGCAAAAAATCCAGAGCGGTTAAGAGAACTCATGAGAGAAATTTCATCATTGGCAGATTTTATACTGATAGATGCTCCTGCAGGACTGGAGATGACGTCTATAACGGCTTTGCTTATAGGGAAAGAACTTATTCTAGTCACTAATCCGGAGATATCAGCCATAACTGATTCTCTCAAAACAAAACTTGTGGCAGAAAAACTGGGTACTCTTCCACTGGGAGCAGTACTAAATAGAGTAACTAGTGAAAAGACAGAGCTCTCTAAAGAAGATATTGAGACTATTCTAGACGTACCCGTGCTCATGGTGATCCCAGAAGATCCGGAAGTAAAGAGGGCAAGTGCGTATGGTATACCGCTGGTGGTTAAGAACCCAACTTCTCCAGCAGCTATAGCATATAAACAACTTGCTGCTAAGCTCGCTGGCATAAGGTACAGTCCTCCAAGGCCAGAGAGTCCGATAAAGAGGGTGTTTAGAGCTTTATTTGGAGGGGGCAGAAGATGA
- a CDS encoding slipin family protein, with the protein MAFEWIVYVIILVFVLVFLASAIKIVKEYERAVIFRLGRVVGPRGPGLFFILPIFEKAVIVDLRTQVLDVPVQETITRDNVPVRVNAVVYFRVVDPVKAVTQVKNFIMATSQISQTTLRSVIGQAHLDELLSERDKLNRELQRIIDEATDPWGIKVTAVEIKDVELPAGMQRAMARQAEAERERRARITLAEAERQAAEKLREAAEIISEHPMALQLRTLQTISDVAGDKSNVIVLPLPMEMLKLFRSLSDTAEVARKKMKEEKE; encoded by the coding sequence ATGGCATTTGAATGGATTGTGTATGTGATAATTTTAGTTTTTGTACTGGTGTTTTTGGCATCGGCCATAAAGATAGTTAAGGAATATGAAAGAGCAGTAATCTTCAGATTGGGTAGGGTTGTGGGCCCAAGAGGACCTGGACTCTTCTTCATACTTCCCATTTTCGAAAAGGCAGTAATCGTTGATTTAAGAACCCAAGTTTTAGATGTGCCTGTTCAAGAAACGATTACAAGGGATAATGTTCCAGTAAGGGTTAATGCAGTTGTCTATTTCAGAGTTGTTGACCCTGTGAAAGCAGTTACTCAGGTTAAGAACTTCATCATGGCAACTTCTCAAATCTCTCAGACAACCTTGAGAAGTGTGATAGGTCAAGCACACTTAGATGAGCTTCTTAGTGAGAGAGACAAGCTAAATAGAGAATTGCAGAGGATAATAGATGAAGCAACAGATCCATGGGGAATAAAAGTTACTGCAGTGGAGATTAAAGACGTTGAGCTTCCAGCAGGAATGCAAAGAGCAATGGCAAGACAAGCTGAGGCAGAAAGAGAAAGAAGAGCTAGGATTACACTTGCAGAGGCTGAAAGACAAGCTGCAGAGAAACTTAGAGAAGCTGCAGAAATCATATCTGAACATCCAATGGCTCTACAACTTAGAACACTTCAGACGATAAGTGATGTTGCTGGGGATAAGAGCAATGTTATAGTTTTACCACTCCCGATGGAGATGTTGAAGCTATTTAGAAGTTTGTCAGACACAGCTGAAGTTGCTAGGAAGAAAATGAAAGAAGAAAAGGAGTAA